In the genome of Paramisgurnus dabryanus chromosome 18, PD_genome_1.1, whole genome shotgun sequence, one region contains:
- the lpar6b gene encoding lysophosphatidic acid receptor 6 yields MNISQRNCTKDEFKYMLYSTVFSMVFILGLIFNVVAIYIFICRLKVRNETTTYMLNLVVSDTLFVLSLPFRMFYFINRKWPFGNALCKISVALFYTNMYGSILFLTCISVDRFLAIVYPFASRTLRTKRKARIACCAVWLLLLSCGIPAGFLMDTTSSNTGTQYCFEKFSNSQWASKVSRVVVFMETVGFLIPLMINFICSMKVLQTLRHPESISRGGQLNKTKILRMIVVHLLIFCFCFIPYNVNLVFYTLVRSQVITNCTVEMVVRTIYPVAFCIAVTNCCFDPVIYYFTSETIQNSIKRKSCAAPINTLNNTTDKNESSRIDSLNKNSSLQVKFINDETSV; encoded by the coding sequence ATGAACATTTCACAAAGAAACTGCACGAAGGATGAATTCAAATATATGTTGTACAGCACCGTTTTTAGTATGGTCTTCATTCTGGGGCTCATCTTTAATGTGGTGGccatttacattttcatatgCAGACTAAAAGTCCGTAACGAGACCACGACCTACATGCTGAACCTTGTTGTGTCGGATACGCTATTCGTCCTTAGTTTACCTTTCAGGATGTTCTACTTCATCAATCGAAAGTGGCCTTTTGGCAACGCCCTCTGCAAGATCTCAGTGGCCCTGTTTTACACCAATATGTACGGTAGCATCCTTTTCCTCACGTGCATCAGCGTGGATCGATTTCTGGCTATCGTTTACCCCTTCGCATCCCGGACCCTGAGGACCAAGCGCAAGGCGAGAATAGCCTGTTGTGCGGTCTGGCTTCTTCTGCTCTCCTGTGGCATCCCTGCAGGTTTTCTGATGGACACGACGTCGTCTAACACTGGTACGCAGTACTGTTTTGAAAAGTTCTCAAACTCGCAGTGGGCATCTAAGGTGTCTAGAGTGGTGGTCTTTATGGAGACGGTGGGCTTCTTGATTCCACTTATGATAAACTTCATCTGCTCAATGAAGGTCCTTCAGACCCTACGACACCCGGAGAGCATCAGCCGGGGAGGGCAACTCAACAAAACTAAGATCTTGCGCATGATCGTGGTGCACTTGCTGattttctgtttttgcttcaTCCCATACAATGTAAACCTGGTGTTTTACACCCTGGTTCGGAGTCAGGTTATTACAAACTGCACTGTGGAGATGGTGGTCCGGACTATTTATCCAGTTGCATTCTGCATTGCGGTGACCAACTGCTGCTTCGACCCTGTGATCTATTACTTCACCTCAGAGACGATTCAAAACTCTATTAAAAGGAAATCGTGTGCAGCCCCTATAAACACTTTAAACAATACAACTGATAAAAATGAAAGCAGCAGAATTGATTCTCTGAATAAAAACTCATCTTTACAAGTTAAATTTATCAACGATGAGACATCAGTGTGA
- the LOC135776200 gene encoding lysophosphatidic acid receptor 6, whose product MELGNISFPSNCTVDTSYRFTYFKISYSVIFTFGVVSNGMALRQICRMHRTFTSTAVYMANLAAADIFFVVSLPLRIYYHHNKAGTSIHTSDWSPGSAFCQVTFTLKYISLYGGIFFLVCIGVDRYFAVVHPLLQHLRRVRTACMLSACIWCLVLALSVSLPFLRSAASGQKKPCLLDPSSKQNRTIILCALGLVQIAYMLPALLLLFSYCSILRRLPRRRKICHRRTLTIIYWVLGVFFLCFTPYHLNLLGYTLTQVGLVHSCILLRITKALHPVVLSLASTNCCFNPLIYYFSSSLVHKEGSRVSGSL is encoded by the coding sequence ATGGAGCTTGGGAACATTTCTTTTCCATCCAACTGCACGGTAGACACCAGCTATCGCTTCACCTACTTTAAGATCTCCTACAGTGTGATCTTCACATTTGGAGTAGTCAGCAACGGCATGGCGCTTCGGCAGATTTGCCGCATGCATCGGACCTTCACCAGCACTGCTGTCTATATGGCCAACCTTGCAGCCGCAGATATATTCTTTGTGGTCTCCCTCCCCTTACGCATATATTATCACCATAACAAAGCGGGCACCTCAATCCACACCAGTGACTGGTCCCCAGGAAGTGCTTTCTGTCAAGTAACCTTCACTTTGAAGTACATAAGCCTTTATGGAGGAATTTTTTTTCTGGTGTGCATTGGTGTGGACCGCTACTTTGCCGTCGTGCACCCTCTGCTGCAACACCTGAGAAGGGTTCGAACCGCCTGCATGCTCAGTGCCTGCATTTGGTGCCTGGTCCTAGCCCTTAGCGTATCTCTGCCCTTCTTGAGATCGGCTGCATCTGGACAGAAAAAGCCCTGCCTCTTGGATCCTTCTTCCAAACAAAACCGTACGATCATTTTATGTGCTCTCGGCCTGGTTCAAATTGCCTACATGCTGCCTGCACTCCTGCTACTGTTCAGCTACTGCAGCATACTACGCAGGTTGCCACGACGACGGAAGATCTGCCATCGGCGCACTCTTACCATCATCTACTGGGTACTAGGGGTCTTCTTTCTTTGCTTTACCCCTTACCATCTCAACCTGCTGGGTTACACCCTCACACAGGTGGGCCTTGTGCACAGCTGCATCCTGTTACGCATTACTAAAGCTCTGCACCCTGTTGTGCTCTCCCTGGCCAGCACCAACTGCTGCTTCAACCCCTTGATCTACTACTTTTCGAGCAGCCTGGTGCACAAAGAGGGCAGCAGAGTAAGTGGCAGTCTTTGA